The Zea mays cultivar B73 chromosome 7, Zm-B73-REFERENCE-NAM-5.0, whole genome shotgun sequence DNA segment CACTAGTTGCAGCAGGTGCTCACTGCTCTCTCTCTCTGCACTGGTATGGTATGCAGTATGCTTCATTGTCTCATATGCCTGCACTTGATCATATGACGAAATGTTATCAATCATGTGACGCTAATATTTTCCCTTTATCCGCAACATATATTGCAAATGCACCCCCACCCACACATACGGTATGATCAAAACGTAGCCATTTCCGTTGCCAATGTTTGTTGCATGCACAACCGTTTCACGCCCTTCCCAGCTTTAGCCACGTCAAATTTTGCCATCTAAATTTTATCCATGCCTGTTAATCTTTCACAGTGCTTTAAGCGGCTTTGATTTATTTTTTCTTGAAAAATAATAAACTTTTGGCAACCTCATCTTTTGTGGTGCTGGACGTTTTTTCAGCGGCTCGGCTTGTCGGTTGTCGCACCGACACTCGCAAGCCTAACTGGATTGACATGGGTGGTTGAGGTCCGTCCAACCAAGGCTGCCCCACGTCTCCACCGGCAGGCAGCAGTCCACCTTTATTTTTAGGCGTGATTGAAGCTGGCATGTTTATCCAGCTATCCGCCCCTCCTGCAAGTCTGCAAGATATTTACGCGTACGACTGTGGGGCCGAGTACTCCTCCTTAGCTTGCATTTCAAACTTCAAACCGGACCAAACGCCCTGCTCCAACCCAAAACCATCATCCCTTTTTTCGCAGCAGACGCATTTATTAAGCGCGCCTCCGCCAACCGCACTCTGCCCGCCGAAAGCGTCGTCGGGCCACCTCGCACTCGCGCGCGCCTCAAAGATGCACAGGCAGCTCAGCCTCTCCGCCAGCCCGAAGCAGCAGCAGCCGCCTCCTGACGGCACCAGCACCGGCGGCGGCGACGCGGCGAAGGCGATGGCGGCGGCGGAGGACGAGTCGTCGGCCTCGCACTCCAGCTCCAAGGCCAGCAGGGGGTGGTCGGCGAGGGACGAGAGGGCCATCCACCTCGTCCCGCTGCTCACCTTCCTCTGCTTCCTCCTGCTCTTCCTCTGCTCCCACGACCCGTCCCCCGCCGGTACGCACGTCCCTCTCGTCCTCTCAACCGAAAGACCACCGCCTTCCATTCATTCCCCCTCGTGATGGCGTCAGCGTCAACGTGTGGACTGTTTGTCATTTTGCTTCTTCCTCTCTTTTTTTCAAGATATGTCGAGCTTCGctggaggcggcggcggaggaggaggagcgAGATCTGGGAACCGGAGGTTAAGGATGCTTTAGTGTGCGTATTACCTACCCATTGGAGTATTATTATCCGCGATGCGGATGTTGTACTTGTCCAGCAGTAACCAAGTATGGGACCAAAGTATGTCACCATACAAAACACTCTTGCTGTGGTAATACTACCAACCTACATCAGCATGTTCCTGATTACCATTTGAGCTGGATTCGAAATACCTGGCACGTCCAACAGGCAGCAGTACATGGCAATGGCATTCCAAAATTCAGAAACAAAGCGTTCCGGCTGATCTTCAAAATTCAGAAACAAAATGTTACAATCATGTAAAGTTTAtaacttactaaattaaagatattaaacaatatTAGCATTATTTGACTACATAAAGTTTAAATATCGCAACACTATAAAGTCTATAACTTaataaattaaagaaattaaataaTATAAGCTTCGTTGAGCCCTACCGGTCCAAACCCGGCCCATCTGTGTAAGCTGTGCCGGGGCTCGACGAACTGAAATTTGAGGCTCGGTCTAAGCCCGCATTCGTACTATGCTAGTTCGCCCATATTTTTCATGTTAGACCATACTTTCGTCTCCTATTTTCGGGCCGTGCTCAGTAACCAAAAGGTTAGACCCATATTTTCAGCACTAATGTAAGGGCAGCCGTTCGGATACTGAGACTCTGAGACAAATTGTCACAAGGAAACATGGTACAACAGATTGTATTCACCCTTAACCCACATGCATTGAGCTGAATTCGGATGTAAATTATAGTAGATTAGGTTGAATACTAAAGTACCCAAACAAAACCTACGGAGGCACAGAGCAATCGACCAAACAGCACAAGCATAAGGGCCCTTTTGTTTCCCTTTCCTGATTATTATCTGAGCTGGATTCTCAACAAAATACTCATACCCGAGTAGCAGCATCACGGAAACCACATCTGAAGAAAAAAAACACTGTTACTACAGTCATACCATCTGGCTGATATAATGCTGTCGTTAGTACGGCCAACTCACTGGAATTTGGAACCGCAGCTCTGAGAAGACGCAGTGCAAAGTTCATCAACTGCCAGGAAATGTCTACCATCAATCATTGCCCAAAAAATCAATACGGTCAATTGAGAGGTGGCAGGGTTAGGGTTTAGACAATACACATAAGACTATGGGCCTATTTGTTTAAGCTTTTCTCCTAACAAACTTTTTTAAAAATCTGGTTGTGAAGAGAATCTAAGTATCATGAGAATTAAATGCATAGGAAGATGAAGAGGTCTATATGGTTTAgtttaggatctagaaagtgacggatttctACTATCGCAACGGCTCGTCCGATTATATATTCACATTGATTTTAGATAGTTTACCAAAGTGCTTATATAAGCTAACTGAAAAGTTAAGTTTTATAGTCCGCACTGGCAGCCGGAATTAGCAACAAAAAAAAACTGAAACAAACGGGCCTATATCCACCCAATATGGTTTTTTTTGATAGTCCGCAGTATCTTCTGGCGTCCAGAATTAGGAAGAAAACTGAAACAAACGGGGCATGTGTCCACCCAATACAGAATGACTGGCGAAACGGCATGAGCATAAGTTTTAATCGCTGTGTAAAACTAAGCAGTAGATAAATACACTGTGAAAACCGGGACACAACAAGTGTCCCAAGTTCCATTTGCTTCTTCCGAATTGGTCATCATAAAATAGATTTATTTTCTTCATTCCCTTTAATTACATCTTTGAACTATCATTGCCATCTCTTGACCTTGTTACCCAGAAGAGTATGATCAAAAGAGGATATAGAGAAACAACTGTTAGCATATTTTGCAGCCACAGGGGCAATTTTGCTGAGATAAACCATTGGATCCTTGGGTCGTGGTTGATGGAGAAAATATGTGCCAGTCCAGAATCTAATCAATCCAATCAAGGTTTTGTCTCTCGTTGACCTCTTTTCAGTGATGCATCAGAAATGCAAAGCAACCATGCCCCACATGACACAGGTTTCAGACTATCTCTCTGTACACATTTCATTACTaaattatatctacaaatggaaTTTAGAAATGGCGTATTCGAGCGGAAGATGCCAACCTAAAGTGAAGGGGACGCAGCTTAAAAAGTTCCTCTGCTATTATAAACAGAATATTATAACCAAACGAAAGAGTCTGCTCGTACAAATTTGCTTTCCAACACAAGTCAATATGCCTGAAGGTTAGAGCTGAACTCTACAAAAGGTGGGCAGTCACTAAATTTGTTCAAAGTTTCACACCATAAAAGCCAATGTGGCCATGCAGGTGGCAATAACCAGAATCCAACATCTCCTGTGCCGTCTCAATCACAAAACATGGGAAAAAGCTCAAGTCAAATGTCAAATCCATCAGTATAGTTCAAATTTTTTCCCAGATCACTTCCAGATCAGTtcgcataaataaatgagttcatATTACGCACAGATAGAGCAATAGCCCGTGAATTCACATCATATGAGACCTATCATCGTAGTATAGCAAAAACACACAGCAGAAAATAGCAACCGAAGTGGTAAAATCCTTTCGAGAAATTATGCCGAATCTGTAGAGCAGTTCGAATTTAAAAACATCTCAAAACTAACCATGAAATGAAATTAAAATGTATACCATGTCAGGCTCGGTTCTGCATACATACAATACATGAAGATGCATACATACAATACATGAAGAGGCGATTTGCCATCTGAAGCAAACTCATCGCTTAGAAATGGACAGGAGCATGAATAGTGAGACAATTATGTGACACCATGTGAAAGCTACGAGCTAAAGTTGTTCGGACTGCTACAACATAAAGACAAAACAATGTAGAAGCAGTAAAAACATTAAAGGCAAGCGAATAGACTGCAAGCTTCTATACAAGACACATGGAATCAGGCACAGACAGGAGCATGCTAAATTAGCGAGCTCTCAAACATATAGGCACTGCAGGCAGCAGCATAGTGTACCAAACAGTCCAGCAAACCATAATTGCAACTAATAAAACATAAAATCAAGAATGGATTCTGAGCGAGTTACGACCATCTGCAAAGAGATTACTTATCAAATTATGATCGAACTAGTTAGGTTGGCGTGGCATATTTGAAACAAAGATGATGCAAGAAATATCAAAGTCTAGACATCAGTGCATCAGTCACAGATTATGATGTAATATTGCAAGCAGAACACCTTCAAAACCACGCATGACGCATCCCCTAACTCAAACTAAAGAAGACCAGCAACAACTTTTCAATGACTCAAGTTGCAGTTCATTCATACATAAAACTTCTTTCTTTTAATTAGCAAGTGTACAGTATATTGATAGTAGCTTATACTAGAACAGATCAATTTAGCCATTCATCGGCACGCACCAGAACCAAATCTTACAGATAGATTCCTCGTTCCTCTCTACGGGAGGCGGCCACGGTTGAGCAGCCCAAGCGTGTGTCGCGCAGCCTCGACGAGGTCACGGATGTTGTGGAGCGACCTCTCCTCGGCGCCGAAGATGAAGATGGCCCGGCACTCGGCCTTCTTGGCCAGCCGCGCCGCGTGCCCAAGCGGCAGCTCCGGCGAGTTGAGGGCCCGCAGAATCTGC contains these protein-coding regions:
- the LOC100278702 gene encoding uncharacterized protein; translation: MAKGSGLIWATAEDLARNRPVVLSLYRQILRALNSPELPLGHAARLAKKAECRAIFIFGAEERSLHNIRDLVEAARHTLGLLNRGRLP
- the LOC100277236 gene encoding uncharacterized protein LOC100277236: MHRQLSLSASPKQQQPPPDGTSTGGGDAAKAMAAAEDESSASHSSSKASRGWSARDERAIHLVPLLTFLCFLLLFLCSHDPSPADMSSFAGGGGGGGGARSGNRRLRML